One window from the genome of Leptolyngbyaceae cyanobacterium encodes:
- a CDS encoding adenylate/guanylate cyclase domain-containing protein, translating into MSLLLVFILPFVIVVNQLISEINIGIEFAKKERLGLEYIYPLRKLLEHSIQHRTLANANFSNDLDFPENLKIYQSHIEAEIKIIDRLDSRLGSRLNTSQDWRILKRRWQDIKERFTTLSVQERWDLHSLLIAEILYLINHVRDASNLIFDPMMDSYYLMDTAINNLPKTIVNTASARDLGINIILKQKLTNNEKLQSIIISSLIKSSVDKIDQALAIAFARNPSLSPALQNYQQQCLEDSKAFIELMNQKVIFVQDITIEPTEYYAVGTEAIAAQFKLYDAVAPALNELLQIRIARLRQKKLLIAIFALFVSVISIYVFIAFARNLQKRYQAEKALQETEAKYRQIFENALEGIFQTTPEGKYISANQALASIYGYDSPAEIISQVSNIKEQLYVNPKRRDRFVAVLEKESTVSNFVSQVYRRDRTTIWVSENARAVRDRDGKLLYYEGTVKDVTQRKLVEEALRYQQEQSERLLLNILPAPIAARLKMEETTIADSFEEVTVLFADLVDFTKLSSQISPTELVTLLNQIFSEFDNLADEHNLEKIKTIGDAYMVVGGVPTHRSDHAEAVADMALDMQTAIANFNAKNSQSFSIRIGINTGPVVAGVIGVKKFIYDLWGDAVNTASRMESQGIPDTIQVTATTYNLLKDKYEFEERGVIYVKGKGDMFTYLLLGKKIFNS; encoded by the coding sequence GTGAGCTTGTTGCTTGTTTTTATTCTGCCTTTTGTCATTGTCGTAAATCAACTAATCTCGGAAATCAATATTGGGATTGAATTTGCTAAAAAAGAGCGCCTTGGCTTGGAGTATATCTATCCGTTAAGAAAACTTTTAGAACATAGTATTCAGCACCGAACTCTAGCTAATGCTAATTTTAGCAATGACTTAGATTTTCCGGAAAATTTGAAAATTTATCAATCGCATATCGAAGCAGAAATTAAAATTATCGATCGTCTGGATAGCCGACTAGGTAGCAGACTGAACACTTCCCAAGATTGGCGCATACTTAAAAGAAGGTGGCAGGACATTAAAGAACGGTTTACTACTTTATCCGTTCAGGAAAGATGGGATTTACATAGTTTATTAATTGCCGAAATCCTCTACTTGATTAACCATGTTAGAGATGCTTCAAATTTGATTTTCGATCCGATGATGGATAGTTATTATTTAATGGATACAGCCATTAACAATTTACCAAAAACGATTGTCAATACGGCTAGTGCTAGAGATTTAGGCATCAACATCATATTAAAACAAAAGCTGACAAATAACGAAAAATTACAATCAATTATTATATCTAGCTTAATTAAATCTTCAGTCGATAAAATTGACCAAGCACTCGCCATTGCTTTTGCTAGAAACCCCAGCCTTAGCCCCGCATTACAAAATTATCAACAGCAATGTTTAGAGGATAGCAAGGCATTTATCGAATTAATGAATCAAAAAGTTATTTTCGTGCAAGATATTACAATTGAGCCAACCGAATATTATGCAGTAGGCACGGAAGCTATTGCTGCTCAATTTAAATTGTATGATGCGGTAGCGCCCGCCCTAAATGAATTATTACAAATACGCATCGCTCGATTAAGACAAAAAAAACTTTTAATTGCAATTTTTGCACTTTTTGTATCAGTCATCTCTATTTACGTGTTCATTGCATTTGCACGGAATTTGCAGAAACGTTACCAAGCAGAAAAAGCCTTGCAAGAAACGGAAGCCAAATATCGTCAGATTTTTGAAAACGCGCTGGAAGGAATTTTTCAAACCACTCCAGAAGGAAAATATATCAGTGCTAACCAAGCCCTAGCAAGTATTTACGGTTACGATTCTCCAGCCGAAATAATTAGCCAAGTTAGTAATATTAAAGAGCAACTATACGTTAATCCTAAACGGCGCGATCGATTTGTGGCTGTCTTAGAAAAGGAAAGTACCGTATCGAATTTCGTGTCGCAAGTTTATCGGCGCGATCGCACTACGATTTGGGTTTCCGAAAATGCCCGTGCCGTGCGCGATCGCGATGGCAAATTACTATACTACGAAGGTACTGTGAAAGACGTTACCCAACGCAAACTAGTAGAAGAAGCATTGCGTTATCAACAGGAACAAAGCGAACGCTTACTGCTAAATATATTACCAGCCCCCATTGCGGCTCGATTAAAAATGGAGGAAACCACAATTGCCGACAGCTTTGAAGAAGTAACCGTACTTTTTGCCGACTTAGTTGATTTCACCAAACTCTCTTCTCAAATATCTCCGACAGAATTAGTTACTTTACTTAACCAAATATTTTCTGAATTTGACAACTTGGCAGATGAACATAATTTAGAGAAAATAAAGACTATTGGGGATGCTTACATGGTAGTTGGTGGTGTACCCACCCACCGCAGCGATCATGCAGAAGCCGTTGCTGATATGGCACTGGATATGCAAACAGCGATCGCGAATTTCAATGCTAAAAACAGTCAATCATTTAGTATTCGTATAGGTATTAATACTGGCCCAGTTGTCGCTGGTGTAATTGGTGTCAAAAAATTTATCTACGATTTATGGGGTGATGCCGTCAACACGGCTAGCCGTATGGAATCTCAAGGTATTCCCGATACGATTCAAGTCACTGCGACTACTTATAATTTATTAAAAGATAAATATGAATTTGAAGAACGAGGTGTTATTTATGTAAAAGGGAAAGGAGATATGTTTACTTATTTGTTACTGGGCAAAAAAATATTCAACAGCTAA